In Nocardia sp. NBC_00403, the DNA window ACTACCCCGCGTTCTGCATCGAGGCGGCCCGCCGCACCGTCGCCGACCCCGGCAGCCTCGGGCTCGTCTTCGGCGGCAGCGGCAACGGTGAGCAGATCGCCGCGAACAAGGTGCCCGGCGCCCGCTGCGCTCTGGCCTGGAGCGTCGAGACCGCGAAGCTGGCGCGTGAGCACAACAATGCTCAGCTGATCGGCATCGGCGGCCGCATGCATTCCACCGAGGAAGCACTCGCCATCGTCGATGCCTTCCTCGCGGCCGAGTGGTCCGATGAAGAGCGCCACCAGCGCCGCATCGACATCCTCGCCGAGTACGAAAAGACCGGTGTCGCACCGGCCGTTCCCGCGTACTGATCCGGGCGCGGTCGTCATCAACTGTGCCTGAGGGACATACGCTGCACCGTCTCGCGAAGCTGCATCAGCGGCGCCTCGCGGGCGGTGTGGTGCGGGTGTCGAGCCCGCAGGGGAAGTTCGCGGCCGGGGCCGCGCGGGTCGATGGCCAGCTGCTGGTGCGGGCCGAGGCGTGGGGCAAACACCTACTGCACCACTACGAGTCGGGGCTCGTCGTGCACGTGCATCTCGGACTGTACGGGAAGTTCACCGAGGCGCCGGTGCCGATGGGGGAGCCGGTCGGGCAGGTACGGATGCGGATGTTCGGCAGCGGATCGGGCGAGCTGCCCGGCTTCGG includes these proteins:
- a CDS encoding ribose-5-phosphate isomerase; translated protein: MRVYLGADHAGFELKNLVKAHLEQAGHEAVDCGALEYDAVDDYPAFCIEAARRTVADPGSLGLVFGGSGNGEQIAANKVPGARCALAWSVETAKLAREHNNAQLIGIGGRMHSTEEALAIVDAFLAAEWSDEERHQRRIDILAEYEKTGVAPAVPAY